Proteins co-encoded in one Sporosarcina sp. FSL K6-1522 genomic window:
- a CDS encoding L-lactate permease → MSTGMLAFLSLLPILAVAAFLVGLRWSASKAMPISYVVAIVLAIFIWKVPGANVVAASINGLVVAGTLLYIIFGAILLLNTLQESGGIKTIRQGFTGITEDRRIQVIIIAWLFGSFIEGSAGFGTPAAVAVPLLVGLGFPAMAAVVAGMVIQSTPVSFGAVGAPLLVGVQTGLSADASITDNFLALVTSIGGQVAILHLIAGTLIPLFVVALMTRFFGKNKSFTEGIKVWKFALFAAFAMTIPYVIIAHVLSPEFPSMIGGLVGLAIVVPAAKKGFLLPPKDEVWDFEEKSKWDPEWSGKLEIKDIAHKSGSMSMVRAWAPYILIGLILVLTRLKALPFLEWSQSWTLSLENIFGSGITASFQPLYSTGTIFVFVSIITYFLHGMNKQAYKRAWAQSGKTMIAASTALVFTVPMVQVFLNSGGGAAGYDKMPIELANGAAALAGDFWPFFATFIGGIGAFIAGSNTVSNMMFALFQYDVGTQIGVDATWIVALQAVGGAAGNMICVHNVVAASAVVGLVGKEGAVIRKTLFPFTYYALLTGAIGYSIVWYSEKGLFNLGTFIAAFIAIIAIYIIATNRKRADLLVYQPNDFKIAK, encoded by the coding sequence ATGAGTACGGGAATGTTAGCTTTCTTATCACTTTTACCTATTTTAGCAGTCGCGGCTTTTTTAGTGGGTCTTAGGTGGTCCGCAAGTAAAGCCATGCCAATTTCCTATGTAGTAGCAATCGTGCTTGCGATATTTATCTGGAAGGTGCCGGGTGCAAATGTTGTAGCAGCGTCCATTAATGGACTTGTTGTAGCAGGGACGTTATTGTACATTATTTTTGGGGCTATTTTGCTGTTGAATACGCTGCAAGAAAGCGGTGGGATTAAAACAATTCGACAGGGGTTCACAGGCATTACTGAGGATCGACGCATTCAGGTCATTATTATTGCCTGGCTCTTTGGATCTTTTATTGAAGGATCTGCTGGATTTGGAACACCTGCTGCAGTTGCAGTACCGCTACTAGTTGGGTTAGGGTTTCCAGCAATGGCGGCTGTTGTTGCCGGAATGGTTATCCAAAGCACGCCGGTTTCCTTTGGGGCTGTAGGCGCGCCACTGCTAGTTGGGGTTCAAACAGGATTATCTGCTGATGCCAGTATTACGGACAACTTTCTTGCGTTAGTAACCTCGATTGGTGGGCAAGTGGCAATCCTGCATTTGATTGCTGGGACACTCATTCCCCTTTTTGTTGTGGCTCTAATGACCCGATTTTTCGGTAAGAATAAATCTTTTACCGAAGGAATTAAGGTGTGGAAGTTTGCTTTGTTCGCAGCTTTTGCCATGACGATTCCCTATGTGATTATAGCGCACGTTCTTAGTCCTGAGTTTCCATCCATGATAGGTGGATTAGTTGGTTTAGCCATAGTCGTCCCCGCAGCGAAGAAAGGTTTTCTATTGCCCCCTAAGGATGAAGTATGGGATTTTGAAGAGAAATCAAAGTGGGATCCTGAATGGAGTGGCAAGCTAGAAATCAAAGATATCGCCCATAAAAGCGGAAGCATGAGCATGGTTCGTGCATGGGCACCGTATATATTAATCGGATTAATTTTAGTTTTAACAAGATTGAAAGCGCTACCATTCTTAGAATGGTCACAGTCATGGACGTTAAGTCTTGAGAATATTTTCGGTTCAGGCATTACAGCAAGCTTTCAACCGTTGTATTCGACAGGAACAATCTTTGTTTTTGTTTCCATCATCACCTATTTCCTGCATGGCATGAACAAACAAGCATACAAGCGTGCTTGGGCTCAATCGGGTAAAACGATGATTGCTGCATCAACAGCCCTTGTTTTTACCGTTCCAATGGTTCAAGTTTTCTTGAATTCAGGTGGTGGAGCGGCAGGATACGATAAAATGCCAATTGAATTGGCAAACGGAGCTGCAGCTCTAGCGGGAGATTTTTGGCCGTTCTTCGCTACATTTATTGGTGGAATAGGCGCCTTTATTGCAGGGAGTAATACGGTAAGTAATATGATGTTCGCATTGTTTCAGTATGATGTAGGAACACAGATTGGTGTTGACGCTACATGGATCGTGGCTCTTCAGGCAGTTGGCGGAGCGGCAGGAAACATGATTTGTGTGCATAATGTTGTAGCTGCCTCTGCCGTAGTAGGATTGGTCGGAAAAGAAGGGGCAGTTATCAGGAAAACATTATTCCCATTTACGTACTACGCGCTATTAACAGGCGCAATCGGCTATTCCATTGTGTGGTACTCCGAAAAAGGGCTCTTCAATCTTGGCACGTTCATTGCAGCATTCATTGCGATTATTGCAATTTATATTATTGCAACCAACCGTAAGCGAGCAGATTTATTAGTATATCAACCAAATGATTTCAAAATAGCAAAATAA
- a CDS encoding fumarylacetoacetate hydrolase family protein: MKFSRFKVEGSAVYKGVIIEDIVKAIEGDIFGDWAYTDETFSVSEVTLLAPLEPNQIIGIGANYVAQKADLPSELPKIPVFFFKPTSSIIGPEEDIVIPEGIDQVKFESELAIVIGKEAKNVPESKVLEYIFGYTVGNDVTAPRFFHQDGHWTIGKAFDTFTPLGPIIETVLDPSQVKVEAKLNGVEKQNSGMELMIIPIRKMVSYLTTVMTLKPGDVILSGSPVGAEFVGAGGVIECVIKEIGSLRNTFVAAKVGAKTR; encoded by the coding sequence ATGAAATTTTCCAGATTTAAGGTAGAGGGTTCTGCTGTTTATAAAGGCGTTATCATAGAGGATATTGTGAAAGCAATTGAGGGGGATATATTTGGCGATTGGGCGTATACGGATGAAACGTTTTCAGTGAGTGAGGTGACACTACTGGCGCCATTAGAGCCAAACCAAATCATTGGTATCGGTGCAAATTACGTAGCCCAAAAGGCAGATTTACCGAGTGAGCTACCGAAAATACCAGTCTTTTTCTTTAAGCCAACTTCATCTATCATTGGACCGGAAGAAGACATTGTCATACCAGAGGGTATTGATCAAGTGAAATTTGAATCAGAATTGGCGATTGTGATTGGAAAAGAAGCAAAAAATGTTCCTGAATCAAAGGTTTTGGAGTATATATTTGGTTATACCGTTGGAAACGACGTCACAGCGCCTCGGTTTTTCCATCAAGATGGGCACTGGACAATCGGTAAAGCATTCGACACCTTCACGCCTCTAGGTCCTATTATTGAAACAGTACTTGATCCCTCTCAAGTCAAAGTCGAAGCTAAATTGAATGGTGTAGAAAAGCAAAACAGCGGGATGGAGTTAATGATTATTCCGATTCGCAAAATGGTTTCTTATCTTACAACCGTGATGACACTTAAGCCTGGTGATGTAATCTTATCAGGAAGTCCTGTGGGTGCAGAGTTTGTCGGAGCTGGCGGAGTCATTGAGTGTGTGATCAAGGAGATTGGATCTCTTCGAAATACGTTTGTAGCAGCAAAAGTAGGGGCAAAAACCCGTTAA
- a CDS encoding malate synthase G produces MVNYVKTNNLQVASVLYEFINAKALPGSGVDPEKFWFDFSRLVHDLTPQNKELLAKRDELQDRINAWHRENKDLDFEKYKSFLEEIGYLEPETEDFQVQSDNVDDEIAVQAGPQLVVPVDNARYAINAANARWNSLYDALYGTDAISEAGGAHLGGGYNPVRGDKVIQFAKDFLDQAAPLTGASHKDAVHYGIVEGKLTVTLANGEKDVLKNVEKLAGYQGQQGNPTAVLLKNNGLHFEIQVDRRHSIGKTDHAGVKDILMEAALSTIMDCEDSVTAVDAEDKVSVYGNWLGLMKGDLTAEFTKNKQLVTRTLNPDRIYKSPSGEKVTLPGRSLMFIRNVGHLMTNNAILDHNGEEIQEGILDCVITSLCAKHSLLGNESLQNSSKGSIYIVKPKMHGSEEVAFANQLFDRVEDLLGLERNILKIGVMDEERRTSLNLKNCIREVKDRVVFINTGFLDRTGDEMHTSMEAGPMIRKSEMKASKWLQGYEKSNVNVGLASGFQSHAQIGKGMWAMPDLMADMLEQKVGHVQSGANTAWVPSPTAATLHALHYHQVDVMQVQNALAKEVQDLREAILQIPIEVNPQWSAEEIQQELDNNAQGILGYVVRWVDQGIGCSKVPDINNVGLMEDRATLRISSQHVANWLHHGICTKEQVVETLQRMAKVVDEQNAGDADYLPMAKDYDSSVAFQAASELVFEGYAQPSGYTEPILHRRRLEAKAKLAVKQ; encoded by the coding sequence TTGGTAAACTACGTCAAAACGAATAATCTTCAAGTGGCATCTGTTCTCTATGAATTTATTAACGCAAAGGCTCTTCCGGGAAGTGGAGTAGATCCAGAAAAGTTCTGGTTCGATTTTTCAAGGCTTGTCCATGACTTAACGCCACAGAACAAGGAATTATTGGCTAAACGAGATGAACTACAAGACAGAATCAATGCATGGCACCGTGAAAATAAGGACCTTGATTTTGAAAAGTATAAATCGTTTTTAGAGGAAATTGGCTATCTTGAACCAGAAACGGAAGATTTTCAAGTTCAGTCTGACAACGTCGACGATGAAATCGCTGTCCAGGCAGGACCTCAGTTAGTCGTTCCAGTAGATAATGCACGTTATGCGATTAATGCAGCCAATGCCCGCTGGAATAGCCTATACGATGCGTTGTATGGAACAGATGCCATCAGTGAAGCGGGAGGCGCTCACTTAGGAGGGGGCTATAATCCGGTTCGTGGTGACAAGGTTATCCAATTTGCAAAGGACTTTCTAGATCAAGCCGCACCATTGACGGGGGCTTCGCATAAAGACGCTGTGCACTATGGCATCGTCGAAGGTAAATTGACCGTTACGCTTGCGAATGGAGAAAAAGACGTGCTGAAAAACGTGGAAAAACTAGCTGGCTATCAGGGACAGCAGGGAAATCCGACAGCTGTGTTGCTGAAAAACAATGGATTGCATTTTGAAATTCAGGTAGACCGCAGGCATTCAATCGGTAAAACGGATCATGCGGGTGTGAAAGACATCCTGATGGAGGCGGCTCTTTCAACAATCATGGATTGCGAAGACTCTGTAACAGCGGTTGACGCGGAAGATAAGGTGAGCGTGTACGGCAACTGGCTAGGTCTGATGAAAGGCGATTTGACTGCTGAATTCACAAAAAATAAACAGTTAGTAACGCGTACGCTTAATCCTGATCGCATCTACAAGTCCCCAAGTGGAGAAAAAGTAACACTGCCAGGACGTTCCCTGATGTTTATCCGAAATGTCGGACACTTGATGACCAATAACGCGATTTTAGATCACAACGGTGAAGAAATCCAGGAAGGTATTTTGGATTGTGTGATTACGAGCTTGTGCGCGAAGCATTCACTGTTAGGAAATGAATCATTACAAAATTCCTCTAAGGGTTCAATCTATATCGTGAAACCGAAAATGCATGGTTCAGAAGAGGTGGCTTTTGCCAACCAGCTATTTGATCGAGTTGAAGATTTACTAGGACTGGAAAGGAATATCCTTAAAATTGGTGTCATGGATGAAGAACGCCGGACTTCGTTGAATTTGAAAAATTGCATTCGCGAGGTAAAGGACCGGGTTGTGTTTATTAACACCGGATTTTTAGATCGAACGGGCGATGAAATGCACACGTCAATGGAGGCGGGTCCAATGATTCGTAAAAGTGAAATGAAAGCCTCAAAGTGGCTGCAAGGCTATGAAAAATCAAATGTAAACGTTGGTCTTGCGAGTGGTTTTCAAAGCCATGCCCAAATTGGCAAAGGCATGTGGGCAATGCCAGACCTGATGGCGGACATGCTCGAGCAAAAGGTCGGTCACGTACAATCAGGGGCAAACACTGCATGGGTGCCATCTCCTACAGCAGCAACGTTACACGCCCTGCATTATCATCAAGTGGATGTAATGCAAGTACAAAATGCGCTTGCGAAAGAAGTGCAAGATTTGCGAGAGGCTATTTTGCAAATCCCAATTGAAGTGAATCCACAGTGGAGTGCTGAAGAAATTCAACAAGAACTGGATAACAATGCACAGGGGATCCTTGGCTATGTTGTTCGCTGGGTCGACCAAGGAATTGGTTGCTCAAAAGTGCCGGACATTAACAACGTGGGGCTAATGGAAGACCGTGCTACACTGCGTATTTCGAGTCAGCACGTGGCAAACTGGCTTCATCACGGAATTTGTACGAAGGAACAAGTAGTGGAGACTTTACAGCGTATGGCGAAGGTAGTGGATGAGCAAAACGCTGGAGACGCCGACTACTTGCCGATGGCTAAGGACTATGACAGTTCGGTGGCGTTCCAGGCAGCATCTGAACTTGTATTCGAAGGCTACGCGCAGCCAAGCGGTTATACGGAGCCAATTCTGCACCGCCGACGTCTTGAGGCGAAAGCTAAATTAGCTGTCAAACAATAG
- a CDS encoding FAD-linked oxidase C-terminal domain-containing protein, with protein sequence MAVNKIETKDKHIINLANIVGGSSSILYHKEDLLAYDCDGFTVHRHLPKTVVFPKNTEEVSRLVKYCSDHQLPFLARGAGTGLSGGAIPINNEVIISLVRMKKLVSVDLENRRAVVEPGFINLKLTNSISDKGYYYAPDPSSQYCCTIGGNVAENAGGAHCLKYGVTTNHILGLEVVMPNGDIIEVGENGIPDAPGYDLLGLLTGSEGTLGIVTKITVRILKNPESKKTVLAYFDNVTDGSQAVSDIISAGIVPAALEMMDKTAIEGVEAAAFPVGHPKGIAALLLIEVDGISAGIDEQINLILEVCKNRNVREVRAAKDEQERERWWANRKTGFGAMGAISPDYLVQDGVIPRSKLPEVLNRIDEISQESGLRIANIFHAGDGNLHPLVLFDARIPGETEKAIVAGSACLQVCADAGGTITGEHGVGIEKKEEMRFVFKDEEIIAQTNIREVFNPDNLLNAGKLFPTPGRCAEVKKEMKEAVLF encoded by the coding sequence ATGGCGGTAAATAAGATTGAAACAAAGGATAAACATATTATTAATCTCGCCAATATTGTCGGTGGGTCAAGTTCAATCCTTTACCACAAGGAAGATTTACTGGCGTATGACTGCGATGGATTTACGGTTCATAGGCATTTGCCAAAAACAGTTGTATTTCCAAAAAATACGGAGGAAGTTTCACGGCTTGTAAAATACTGTTCTGATCATCAGTTACCTTTCCTTGCCCGCGGAGCAGGTACTGGCTTAAGCGGTGGTGCGATTCCAATTAATAATGAAGTAATCATTAGTTTAGTCAGAATGAAGAAGCTAGTCAGTGTCGATCTGGAAAACAGGCGTGCAGTTGTGGAGCCTGGTTTTATCAATCTGAAGCTAACAAACTCCATTTCTGACAAAGGGTATTACTATGCACCTGATCCGTCAAGTCAGTATTGCTGTACGATCGGCGGGAATGTTGCTGAGAATGCAGGTGGGGCGCACTGTCTCAAGTATGGGGTTACAACCAACCATATCCTTGGCCTAGAGGTTGTTATGCCAAATGGAGACATTATTGAAGTGGGGGAAAATGGAATTCCTGATGCACCTGGTTACGATCTGCTTGGTTTGTTAACGGGTTCAGAGGGGACATTAGGAATTGTAACGAAAATAACCGTTCGTATTTTGAAAAACCCTGAAAGCAAGAAAACGGTGCTTGCTTATTTTGATAACGTGACTGATGGAAGTCAAGCAGTATCGGATATTATCTCAGCGGGCATTGTCCCGGCAGCTCTTGAAATGATGGATAAAACAGCAATCGAGGGCGTTGAAGCGGCTGCCTTTCCTGTAGGACATCCGAAAGGCATTGCGGCGCTATTATTGATTGAAGTAGACGGGATTTCTGCAGGGATTGATGAGCAAATAAACTTGATACTAGAAGTTTGTAAAAACAGAAATGTGCGAGAAGTGAGAGCGGCTAAGGATGAGCAGGAAAGAGAGAGATGGTGGGCAAATCGTAAAACTGGGTTTGGAGCAATGGGAGCGATATCACCAGATTACTTAGTGCAAGACGGTGTGATTCCTCGAAGTAAGCTGCCAGAAGTATTAAACAGAATCGATGAAATTAGTCAAGAATCAGGTTTGCGCATTGCCAATATTTTTCACGCTGGGGACGGAAACCTTCACCCGCTTGTCCTTTTCGATGCTAGGATTCCAGGCGAAACCGAAAAGGCAATCGTAGCTGGGAGTGCTTGTTTGCAAGTGTGTGCCGATGCTGGTGGAACCATTACTGGCGAGCATGGGGTTGGGATTGAGAAAAAAGAAGAAATGCGTTTTGTATTTAAGGATGAAGAAATTATTGCCCAGACGAATATTCGCGAAGTATTCAATCCTGACAATCTATTAAATGCGGGGAAGTTATTTCCGACGCCGGGACGCTGTGCAGAAGTGAAAAAAGAGATGAAAGAAGCAGTCCTTTTTTAA
- a CDS encoding (Fe-S)-binding protein, with protein MVLKEMDVEKVPACTTQKSFSNYLWSDHPDEKKWADCTHCGMCLESCPTYELTGQEQHSPRGRVHLMKSVAEGKLEVNKQFMDPIFACLDCRACTTACPADVDVGGLIEEARGQIRQAIPLTGLKGTVSKFFLQGMFPHQNRLNTFGSFLRFYQKSGMQKVVRKTKLINVMPQHLVDMEAVMPEVQQPVRKKFNNETVIKAKGETKNEVAFLTGCVMDVMFSDINESTINVLTRNGNDVNIPKTQTCCGALHVHAGDRDTGRKLAKQNIEAFKDSEKVIVNAAGCGCMLKEYAELFQEQEPEWQAKAEEFSAKVDDISKYLHDTGYEKPKAQLNTRVTYHDACHLAHGQGVRQEPRDILLDIPGVEMIHMPNADRCCGSAGIYNITNPEMAGAILESKMENVPEDVDMISMGNPGCMLQMAIGVKKYGRNQKVVHTVQLLDWAYQKEDGLEGGEKWR; from the coding sequence ATGGTTTTGAAAGAAATGGATGTTGAAAAAGTCCCAGCCTGTACGACTCAAAAAAGCTTCAGCAATTATCTTTGGAGTGATCACCCAGATGAAAAAAAGTGGGCAGATTGTACACATTGTGGAATGTGTTTGGAATCTTGCCCGACCTATGAACTAACTGGACAAGAACAACATTCTCCTCGTGGACGTGTCCATCTCATGAAGTCGGTGGCAGAAGGGAAACTGGAAGTAAATAAGCAGTTTATGGATCCCATTTTTGCTTGTCTAGATTGCCGGGCATGCACAACGGCTTGCCCGGCAGATGTGGATGTCGGTGGTCTAATTGAAGAAGCTCGAGGTCAAATACGCCAGGCGATTCCATTAACAGGCTTGAAAGGAACGGTAAGCAAATTCTTTCTACAAGGAATGTTTCCACATCAAAATCGATTAAATACGTTCGGAAGCTTTTTACGGTTTTACCAAAAAAGCGGCATGCAGAAAGTTGTCCGAAAAACGAAGCTAATCAATGTGATGCCTCAGCATTTAGTTGATATGGAAGCGGTTATGCCAGAAGTGCAACAACCTGTCCGGAAAAAATTTAACAATGAAACGGTTATCAAGGCAAAGGGTGAAACAAAGAACGAAGTGGCATTTTTAACGGGCTGTGTAATGGATGTGATGTTCAGTGATATTAATGAATCGACGATCAACGTTCTAACACGGAACGGAAATGATGTGAACATCCCGAAAACACAAACTTGCTGTGGCGCACTTCACGTACATGCTGGAGACCGCGACACGGGCAGGAAGCTTGCAAAGCAGAATATAGAAGCATTCAAGGATTCTGAAAAAGTAATTGTGAACGCTGCCGGGTGTGGCTGCATGCTAAAGGAATACGCGGAACTGTTCCAGGAACAAGAACCGGAATGGCAAGCAAAAGCAGAAGAGTTTTCCGCAAAAGTAGATGATATTTCAAAATATCTTCATGACACAGGCTATGAAAAACCAAAAGCACAACTAAACACGCGTGTTACCTATCACGATGCTTGTCATTTAGCACATGGTCAAGGAGTACGTCAGGAGCCACGCGACATTTTGTTGGATATTCCAGGTGTCGAAATGATTCATATGCCAAACGCGGATCGCTGTTGTGGAAGTGCCGGTATTTACAATATTACCAATCCAGAAATGGCAGGGGCCATCCTCGAAAGTAAAATGGAGAATGTTCCTGAAGATGTAGATATGATTTCTATGGGGAATCCCGGATGTATGCTTCAGATGGCAATCGGCGTCAAGAAATACGGAAGAAATCAAAAAGTAGTGCATACAGTTCAGCTACTGGACTGGGCCTATCAAAAAGAGGATGGTCTCGAGGGGGGAGAGAAATGGCGGTAA
- a CDS encoding FAD-binding oxidoreductase gives MIATELVSDLTSVIPKERIKEGENPHHPLGNSGQVSVFPTLEEEIAAILKYANDYGKKITVMGGGTKRGFGGLTESADILLSLANYKGIVEHTAGDMTLTVKAGTTFQELQEYLAKYNQKISLDPAWPELATIGGIVVANESGPKRLGYGSSRDVVIGLRNVYPDGTVIRSGGKVVKNVAGYDMNKLFIGAMGTLGVVSEVTVKLRPLAKCESLILVFFPEGNLDDIRTFSKTLLDSTLEPITLELLNPSLAQKLSGQFTYTLAISFEDVESSVRYQEKIVQSIQPPGTSIDILSQNEAQLFWHQFYTICPNGAEEYTRKETVASLKIGVVNLDVPTVIRESEALMDSFNLKVEAHGGLGHGLCQVHLTGTSEDIEGAIHHLRNRIAKLGGYVVVKHLPLSLRQKVDVWGEKPSYFFLLEGIKSKVDPNKILNSNRFVGGI, from the coding sequence TTGATCGCAACAGAGCTTGTAAGTGACTTAACATCAGTTATCCCGAAGGAACGAATCAAAGAAGGAGAAAATCCACACCATCCCCTCGGTAACAGCGGACAGGTGAGCGTTTTCCCAACTTTAGAAGAGGAAATCGCCGCTATCTTAAAATACGCCAACGATTATGGGAAAAAAATAACCGTGATGGGCGGAGGAACGAAAAGAGGGTTTGGCGGCTTAACTGAATCTGCGGATATCCTCCTTTCACTGGCGAATTATAAAGGAATTGTCGAGCATACAGCGGGCGACATGACACTTACCGTTAAGGCAGGCACAACCTTTCAAGAGCTGCAAGAATACTTAGCGAAGTACAACCAGAAAATTTCATTGGATCCTGCATGGCCTGAATTGGCAACGATTGGGGGTATTGTTGTAGCAAATGAAAGCGGTCCCAAACGTCTAGGATATGGATCTTCACGTGATGTGGTGATTGGACTTCGGAACGTTTATCCTGATGGAACCGTCATTCGTTCCGGTGGGAAAGTGGTGAAAAATGTGGCGGGGTATGATATGAACAAGCTTTTTATCGGTGCAATGGGAACACTCGGAGTTGTCTCAGAGGTCACTGTAAAGCTTCGTCCACTTGCAAAATGTGAAAGTCTTATCCTCGTATTTTTCCCGGAAGGCAATCTTGATGACATTCGAACGTTTTCCAAAACGCTTTTAGATTCAACGTTGGAGCCTATCACGCTTGAATTATTGAATCCTTCTTTAGCTCAAAAGCTTAGTGGACAATTTACGTATACGTTAGCAATCTCTTTTGAGGATGTAGAAAGCTCTGTGCGTTATCAAGAAAAAATTGTTCAAAGCATCCAGCCTCCAGGTACAAGCATAGACATTCTTTCTCAAAATGAAGCCCAATTATTTTGGCATCAGTTTTACACGATTTGTCCGAATGGTGCAGAGGAATACACAAGGAAGGAAACAGTGGCCTCTCTGAAAATTGGGGTTGTGAATCTCGATGTCCCAACTGTGATACGGGAGAGTGAAGCGTTAATGGACTCATTCAATTTAAAAGTTGAGGCGCATGGTGGCCTAGGGCATGGATTATGCCAAGTACATCTAACAGGCACGAGTGAGGATATTGAAGGAGCCATTCACCACCTGCGAAATAGGATTGCGAAGCTTGGCGGTTATGTGGTTGTGAAGCATTTACCTTTATCTCTCCGTCAGAAAGTGGATGTTTGGGGGGAGAAGCCATCGTATTTCTTCTTATTAGAAGGAATTAAATCAAAGGTTGATCCAAACAAAATTCTTAATTCGAATCGATTCGTGGGAGGGATTTAA
- a CDS encoding FadR/GntR family transcriptional regulator yields the protein MIVEKIPTKKVSESVTEEIEKLIEMGTFQAGEKLPSVRELCDLFGVGRSAVRDAITTLSGKGTVYVKQGEGTYICEFDSSNLFNHHLLLPSSKDIIELFQVRKILETGIAETSAIHRTEEDLLKMGECIFNPSANEWESDYHFHLAMAESTGNEMLIQFMRFISETTKKSMIDFHQYIKKYPDTVKKIENQHLEIYEAVKKRESTKAHRMMSNHLNFVEEELLKSHILQQSLRK from the coding sequence ATGATTGTTGAAAAAATTCCAACAAAGAAAGTATCGGAATCGGTTACAGAAGAAATTGAAAAGCTAATTGAAATGGGCACGTTTCAGGCAGGTGAGAAGCTTCCTTCTGTCCGTGAGCTGTGTGATTTGTTTGGTGTTGGAAGATCTGCGGTCCGTGATGCAATCACAACTTTAAGTGGAAAAGGAACCGTTTATGTGAAGCAAGGGGAAGGGACATATATTTGCGAGTTTGATTCATCCAATTTGTTTAACCATCATCTGTTACTTCCCAGTTCAAAAGATATCATTGAGCTTTTTCAAGTAAGAAAAATTTTAGAAACTGGAATAGCTGAAACATCCGCCATACACCGAACGGAGGAAGACTTACTGAAGATGGGGGAATGCATTTTCAATCCATCTGCCAACGAATGGGAGTCTGATTATCATTTTCATCTGGCAATGGCAGAATCAACGGGCAATGAAATGTTGATCCAATTTATGCGGTTTATTTCAGAAACGACTAAAAAATCGATGATTGATTTTCATCAATACATCAAGAAATATCCCGACACGGTTAAAAAAATCGAAAACCAGCATCTTGAAATCTACGAAGCTGTTAAAAAAAGGGAATCGACAAAAGCACATCGTATGATGAGCAACCATTTAAATTTTGTTGAGGAGGAGCTTTTGAAAAGCCATATTTTACAGCAGTCATTGCGGAAATAA
- a CDS encoding cell wall hydrolase codes for MARVKYRDADVDLMARMMRAEAEGEGKQGMLYVGNVIVNRAVADCLDFGDVRSIEDVIFQVQGNNYSFEAVQKGNLFYQRARSTEKRLAKQNLDHWREHPAKFALWYFNPYAPCPPTWYGQPFTGQFKNHCFYEPAAGTCASVYNG; via the coding sequence ATGGCAAGAGTCAAATATCGAGATGCAGACGTTGATCTAATGGCAAGGATGATGAGAGCGGAAGCTGAAGGTGAAGGAAAGCAAGGGATGTTATATGTTGGCAATGTTATTGTTAACCGTGCGGTCGCGGATTGCTTGGACTTCGGGGACGTAAGATCAATTGAAGATGTCATTTTTCAGGTGCAAGGAAATAATTATTCTTTTGAAGCCGTGCAAAAAGGGAATTTATTTTATCAGAGAGCGAGATCTACAGAAAAAAGGTTAGCAAAACAAAATTTGGATCATTGGAGAGAACATCCAGCGAAATTCGCCCTTTGGTACTTTAATCCGTATGCTCCCTGTCCTCCAACCTGGTACGGGCAACCTTTTACTGGTCAATTTAAAAATCATTGTTTTTATGAACCAGCAGCAGGAACATGCGCAAGTGTTTATAATGGTTAG
- a CDS encoding YfbR-like 5'-deoxynucleotidase gives MGVHQYFKSLSDLEQIIRCPGKFKYQEHSVASHSFKVTKIAQFLGTVEEESGRKVDWRILYEKALNHDYAELFTGDIKTPVKYASKELKQLFSEVEEEMTRKFVEKELPSEFQDIYLERFKEGKDETLEGCILSVADKIDLLYEAFGEIQKDNPEPLFIEIYEEALRTILLFQDMNCVQYFLEHILTDMLSERFTEHDELTGIAMRIIEEHGG, from the coding sequence ATGGGTGTACATCAATATTTTAAAAGCTTATCTGATTTAGAACAAATTATTCGTTGTCCAGGAAAGTTTAAATATCAGGAGCATTCCGTCGCCAGTCATTCATTTAAGGTTACAAAAATCGCTCAATTTCTTGGAACGGTCGAAGAGGAATCTGGTCGGAAAGTGGATTGGAGAATCCTATATGAAAAGGCATTGAACCATGATTACGCGGAACTTTTTACGGGAGATATAAAGACGCCAGTTAAATATGCTTCGAAAGAGTTGAAGCAACTATTCAGTGAAGTAGAGGAGGAAATGACAAGAAAGTTTGTAGAAAAGGAACTTCCATCTGAGTTTCAAGACATTTATTTGGAGCGATTTAAAGAAGGTAAAGATGAAACATTGGAGGGGTGCATTTTATCTGTTGCTGATAAAATTGATTTGCTTTATGAAGCATTTGGTGAGATTCAAAAGGATAATCCAGAGCCTTTGTTTATAGAGATATACGAAGAAGCATTAAGGACAATACTGCTGTTTCAAGATATGAACTGTGTACAATACTTCCTAGAACATATTCTTACGGATATGCTTAGTGAACGATTTACTGAACATGACGAGTTAACGGGCATTGCAATGCGGATAATTGAAGAACATGGAGGATAA